From one Lycium barbarum isolate Lr01 chromosome 6, ASM1917538v2, whole genome shotgun sequence genomic stretch:
- the LOC132599202 gene encoding BEL1-like homeodomain protein 6, whose product MATYIPSPNNQRDAETFQYFRQSLPGSYSEASNAPENMMVFMNYSSSGAYSDMLTGTSHQQNSCIDIPPTSQQEILSNLGASRMGIHDFSLSLGSNIPSGIGISHVQSQNPNQGGGFTVSFIDDDSSQSKQQRNADYLPPDFHNSDAMKGYSSTYGTLSIGRTIPNSKYLKAAQYLLDEVVSVRKAIKEQNSKKELTKDSRESDEDSKNKSSDPSHESKNNQSELSVTEKQEVQNKLTKLLSMLDEIDRRYRQYYHQMQIVVSSFDVVAGDGAAKPYTALALQTISRHFRCLRDAICDQIRASRRSLGEQDGSENSKAVGISRLRFVDQHIRQQRALQQLGMMQQHAWRPQRGLPENSVSILRAWLFEHFLHPYPKDSDKIMLARQTGLTRSQVSNWFINARVRLWKPMVEEMYKEEAGDAEIDSNSSSEVAPRVATKDSKVEGREELHHNATSEFEHYNSSGQILGSKSNHVADVEMEGANNAETQSQSGMENQRDEPLPAIDNCTLVQDAFVQNSNRFSEFGSFGSANVLPNGVSLTLGLQQGEGSNLPMSIESHVSYVPLRADDIYSTTPTTMVPETAEFNCLDSGNRQHPFWLLPSAT is encoded by the exons ATGGCAACTTATATTCCTAGTCCAAACAATCAAAGAGATGCTGAAACATTTCAATATTTTAGGCAATCTTTGCCTGGTTCTTATTCAGAAGCTTCAAATGCTCCAGAAAACATGATGGTGTTCATGAACTATTCCTCTTCTGGGGCATATTCAGATATGTTGACCGGTACTTCCCACCAACAAAACAGCTGCATCGATATCCCACCAACATCACAACAGGAAATATTATCGAATCTTGGAGCATCGCGGATGGGAATTCACGATTTTTCCCTCAGTCTTGGCTCAAATATACCATCCGGAATTGGAATTTCACATGTCCAATCTCAGAATCCTAACCAAGGTGGTGGTTTTACTGTGTCATTCATAGATGATGATAGTTCCCAATCAAAACAACAAAGAAATGCAGATTATTTGCCTCCGGACTTTCACAACTCGGATGCTATGAAAGGGTATAGTTCTACATATGGTACGTTGAGTATTGGAAGGACCATTCCCAACTCAAAGTATTTGAAAGCAGCTCAATATTTGCTTGATGAGGTTGTTAGCGTCAGAAAGGCTATCAAAGAGCAAAATTCTAAGAAAGAGTTGACAAAGGATTCCAGAGAGTCTGATGAGGACTCAAAAAATAAATCATCAGATCCTTCTCATGAGTCGAAAAACAACCAAAGTGAACTATCAGTTACCGAGAAGCAAGAAGTGCAGAACAAACTGACCAAGCTTTTATCAATGCTGGATGag ATTGATAGAAGGTACCGACAATATTATCATCAGATGCAAATAGTGGTCTCATCATTTGATGTGGTAGCTGGAGATGGAGCAGCTAAGCCATACACAGCTCTTGCTCTCCAGACAATTTCCCGTCACTTCCGTTGCTTGCGCGATGCAATCTGTGATCAGATTCGAGCATCACGAAGAAGTCTTGGAGAGCAAGATGGTTCAGAAAACAGCAAAGCGGTTGGAATATCACGCCTGCGTTTTGTGGATCAGCATATTAGACAGCAGAGAGCCCTGCAGCAGCTTGGTATGATGCAACAACATGCCTGGAGGCCTCAAAGGGGTTTGCCTGAAAACTCTGTTTCAATTTTGCGTGCTTGGCTTTTTGAGCACTTTCTTCATCC CTACCCGAAAGATTCTGACAAAATTATGCTAGCAAGGCAAACTGGTTTAACGAGAAGTCAG GTCTCAAATTGGTTCATAAATGCACGGGTGCGCCTTTGGAAACCCATGGTTGAGGAAATGTACAAAGAAGAAGCTGGCGATGCTGAAATAGACTCAAATTCTTCATCAGAGGTTGCTCCCAGAGTTGCAACAAAAGACTCAAAAGTTGAAGGAAGAGAAGAATTGCACCACAATGCAACCTCAGAATTTGAGCATTACAATAGTAGTGGCCAAATCTTGGGGTCAAAATCTAACCATGTAGCTGATGTAGAAATGGAGGGAGCAAATAATGCAGAAACTCAAAGTCAATCTGGAATGGAAAATCAAAGAGACGAACCCCTGCCTGCTATAGATAATTGCACCCTTGTCCAGGACGCATTTGTTCAAAACAGTAACAGATTCTCGGAATTTGGTAGTTTTGGAAGTGCAAATGTACTTCCCAATGGAGTTTCACTTACATTGGGGTTGCAGCAAGGTGAAGGAAGCAACCTACCGATGTCCATCGAGAGTCACGTTAGTTATGTACCATTAAGGGCAGATGATATATATAGTACAACACCTACTACTATGGTCCCTGAAACAGCAGAATTCAACTGTTTGGATTCCGGGAACAGGCAGCATCCATTTTGGCTCCTACCATCTGCTACATGA